The nucleotide sequence TTCACCCAAGTCTTCCCGCTCCGTGCCGGGAGATAGCAGTTCGACCACCACAGAGGGACTCACCCTTTCCTGCCAAATGACATAGCTCAGTCGCAGGTCCGCTCCGCCATACAGGCGGGGGACGCCCAAGACCAAAAACCAGTCGGGTCGCTTGTGCCAGAGGGGATGGCGGATGTCGTAATAGAGGTTGAGATCCGTGCCGGTAAAGCGGTTGTCTGGTGCGTATTGGGAGAGGCGCAGGGTGGCACTCAAAAGCTGGGGTTGCAGGTTGTGAAATTCGTCAGGCAAACCGGGTTCTGCGGGATCTTCGCTGGGAAGATCGTACATGCTGGGCAGGGGGTTGTGCTGGTACTGCGGCAGGGAAGGTTTGGCGGCGGTCATGGGCTGTGCTGCAGGGGGATTGGCAGAAATAGAGGGGATTTGGCCCTATTGTAACTGGGGGGATTCTGAGGGCGATCGCCTTCCATCAGCTCAGCAACAGCGAGTCATGCGAGAGGACAAGGAAGCAGTGCTAAGGCCGACCTCGCTCCAGCTCGTCGGGATCCACCCCCAAAGAGCGGAGGTAGGCCAACAAGTTCTCTTTATCCTGACGCTCTTGCTCCAGCAACGACTCTGCTTGTTCGGCCCGCTGTTGCTGCTGCTCGGCCCGCTGTTGCTGCTGCTCGGCCCGCTGTTGCTGCTGCTCGGCCCGCTGTTGCTGCTGCTCGGCCCGCTGTTGCTGCTGCTCGGCCCGCTGACGCTCCCAAGCCGCCGTCTCCGTATCGGTGGGAATCCAATCCCCAGCACTGCTGTACCAGCGCAACCAAGCCCGCTCGATTCCCTCGTATTCCCCCTGCCAAACCCCCAGCCCCAAGTCCAGTGCTGGTATCCAGAGTCGCCGTTCCGCGATCTCCAATGGCCGATAGCTTCCCCCCACTAACTCGAACGCTCTCAACTGGTCCGTATAGCGATCGAACACCACGTAGTAGGGCACTTTTAGGATTTGTTCGTACACCTCCCACTTGGTGGGAGGACGGTCGGCCTGACGCTCGGTTGCACCCAAATCTTCCCGCTCCGTGCCGGGGGATAGCAGTTCGACCACCACAGAGGGACTCACCCTTTCCTGCCAAATGACATAGCTCAGTCGCAGGTCAGCTCCGCCATACAGGCGGGGGACGCCCAAGACCAAAAACCAGTCGGGTCGCTTGTGCCAGAGGGGATGGTGGATGTCGTAATAGAGGTTGAGGTCCGTGCCGGTAAAGCGGTTGTCTGGTGCGTATTGGGAGAGGCGCAGGGTGGCACTCAAAAGCTGGGGTTGCAGGTTGTGAAATTCGTCAGGCAAACCGGGTTCTGCGGAATCTTCGCTGGGAAGATCGTACATGCTGGGCAGGGGGTTTCGCTGGTACTGCGGCAGGGAAGGTTTGGCGGCGGTCATGGGCTGTGCTGCAGGGGGATTGGCAGAAATAGAGGGGATTTGGCCCTATTGTAACTGGGGGGATTCTGAGGGCGATCGCCTTCCATCAGCTCAGCAACAGCGAGTCATTCGAGAGGGCTTCGCCGCGCAATTGTTCGAACATGCGCAATAGGTCGGGTACGTCCAAACTGGCCCGTTCTGCCCCCGACACGTCGAAAACGATACGACCCTCGTGCAGCATTAGGGTGCGATCGCCCAAGTCCAATGCCTGCCGCATACTGTGGGTC is from Synechococcus sp. PCC 7336 and encodes:
- a CDS encoding Uma2 family endonuclease; translation: MTAAKPSLPQYQRNPLPSMYDLPSEDSAEPGLPDEFHNLQPQLLSATLRLSQYAPDNRFTGTDLNLYYDIHHPLWHKRPDWFLVLGVPRLYGGADLRLSYVIWQERVSPSVVVELLSPGTEREDLGATERQADRPPTKWEVYEQILKVPYYVVFDRYTDQLRAFELVGGSYRPLEIAERRLWIPALDLGLGVWQGEYEGIERAWLRWYSSAGDWIPTDTETAAWERQRAEQQQQRAEQQQQRAEQQQQRAEQQQQRAEQQQQRAEQAESLLEQERQDKENLLAYLRSLGVDPDELERGRP